The Dreissena polymorpha isolate Duluth1 chromosome 2, UMN_Dpol_1.0, whole genome shotgun sequence nucleotide sequence AAGGTTAGTCACCGCCTTATATCTTAAGTTCGGGTAATCGCCAGATATCGATCAGAAAAGCTGAAAAGAGAATGCGGAAACTTCGTTTGTCGTACGTATGAATCAAACTAACgtcttaaaatgaatttaataaaacatactatATATAGAGCGACTTTTTCCCCGAAGAAAATGATAACAATAGCATGTGtcaatgttgttgttaatgatgatcaGCGATAAATATAGCGGAAAAAATACGATTTAATATAaaaagatatgtattttaaaatacacatttgttcaaACCCGATCTGATGAACGAATTCGTTGccattttcgttttttgtgtccACTTTCAAGTGTGTTAACAATTTGCTTTGATGTGCACATTAAATCTTATCAGAATATATCAATTATTTGGTCCTATGTTGCACTCTTGATACATATTCGATACCATATTCGCATTGATAAGTGACACATGGTGCAGCAAATTTCAGTATGCGAATTCTTTTCTCCGATTTAAATTACCCTGTAGTACATTTACATAATCATTATTCACATGTATTTAGAATGTTTGACAGTATAATTTGTTAAGAAAGTTGAAACAAATccatgttttaagaaaaaaaaatgtttttgttgcaTACACAATTTGTAGATATTGGTTGTCGTACTCTATATTGACAAGTTTAAGTACAGGGTAATATGTTCCTAACTAATGATAAATTATACTCTATCTGAAAGCTAGTTCAAACAATTGTCGATAACACACGGGTTTCTtgtaaacaatacattatttCTTGTGTTCTCcagtaatgaaataaaaattcataaaaaccATACTGCGCCATAATTCACATGTCATGCAGCACgatatttgtttttggttttgttatacatgtacctGTGTACAACTAGctataacaaaatgcaattgtttgtataaatattgtgCCCAACATTTATATTATTCGGTTATAAAATATAAGAATCATTTACACTGGTGAATAATTGCATACATTTTGCGACTGTTCTCAGAGACCTAGATATCTACATCTCTGCTGTTCTCAAGTATAGACAACTGATATGTTTCAATGTGTTTAATTTTATGCAGAATCTGAAACTAGGGCTCCGCTTGTGCCTCATTATTAATATGacttatataaacattaaaaacttAGTTTTAAGACTAATGGTTTCGTGCTTTCGTTGATACGTTAGGACTTGAAGAACTACACTTTTcaactattttatttataaacaatttgttcaatttaaagcGAGAGACATCTAAGATAAATATTAGATTATTGattattttggtttatttttgaTGTCTTAGTTCAATTTAAAGGGAGTGGCATCTAAGATAGATActagattattgtatattttgctttatttttatgtCGAGGACTTGGTATTCATAAATGAATGGGACTTAAAATTATATCCAAAACAATGGAAAAACATTACTAAATACATGTAgataacattttgcaatatcttCACAATTTGACTTTAATGTACATTTGGTAGATGGAAATACATGCCATTGATATTATTATAGTACATTAATGACAGGTTTAATTTGGATATGGCAGACCCATGTTTGCCAAATGTTGAACAATAGGCAACAATTCAATttcatatttacaattaaatatcatGGCTCATAATTGTTAGAGAAACATTGGTTTCCAATACCTATAATGTCTTAATATTTGCAGAAAAATGACTTATATGTTCCAATGACTTTGCAtcctaaacaataaagataacaTTTATTTGCACATGCAATAACAAATTCATAGCTAAAGCTCAATTCCTAGAGCAAAATCTTCTGTATCCTCAACTATAAATACTGTTGGTATATTTTCACAAGAAACCTGACATAGTTTCCGCCTCTCAAGTTCAACTTCCTTCAGTCTATCTTTTTCACTGAGTTCTCTCCCTTTTTCCATGACCATATAGAAGAAATGAAAGGCATCACCAACTGTTGAGACTTGCACATCCCAGTTGTACCTGGAACGTGCATACAGGGGCTTCCGAAAATGGGTCTGTGAAAAAGTGATAGAAATGAACTTCCCTCCTGGCTTTAATATATGACTCACCTGCAGTGagagaaatatacatttattattatcattattattcaaaaatgtaaatatactgtTAAAAGTTTATGTCATGTAAAGCTTCTTGTATTCTTAGtatctgtaaaataaaataataaaggaaaattcgttgaattgatatccgcccgccaaataaattttgttgatGGATGGATGTAAATCCATTCTTAAACGTTCTAATAAAAAAACAAGTGTAGGGTTATTgttcttgtgcatgacacttctTCCAATTGACTTCTACACACGCATGAAGTTTCACGCTGATATCTTGCataatatctgagatatagccctgaacagttacatcataaaagaaaaaacaaaggGAACAAGCAAagttgttgaattgatatcctcagccaaataaactttgtttatgaaTCGGTGCAAATGCCTTGataaacagtataatcattaaatgtagggcaataattatgtgtTACTGtaaggtaattgtttttatgaattgcaattttccacattgatatctacacacccatgaagtttcatgttgaaatcttgtagcttATCTGATATATAGCCTtgaaaaattacatcatacaacaagatatgtgtttgttagaaacactatgtcccctttctGCACctctttgaagctatatatttgacctttgaccttgaaggatgatcttgacctttcaccacttaaaatgtgcagctccatgagatacacatgcattccaaatgtgaagttgctatcttcaatattgcaaaagttatggcaaaatgttaaagttggagcaaacaaacacacaaaccaaccaaccaacagacagggcaaaaacaatatgccccacactatagtggtgggggccATAAAACACCAAAGGGCATTACGTTAGTTAAGAAAGTGctgggttatggttcttatgcatggcactttttacaatttattgcttaacacccatgaaatttcatgttgaaatgttgtagcATATTTGAGAATGATGTACCggtaactcttatttaagaaaatcaAGGTTTATGGTTCTTAAGCAGCCTTGGCACTTCTCGGAGACATTTCAACTAATTATTGTGTTCATAAGTTACAGGTATGCTATACCAAAATGATAATTTTGATGATTGaatatattttgtacatattaacaaaacaaatgtagtacattaaatacattttgaattTAACAACAAACATTTAGCTTACAATAAACATAACCTGATTCAAAATACTGTCAATTTTCTGGCAGGTTTCTTCAGAAACATTCCATGGATCTCTCTCCTGAACCATTAGAGCGTCTATAGTTCCCTTCTCCAGAACAATGTCAAAACTGGCCTCTGGAAACTCTATATTGCACATATCCATCACTTGCCAGCTCATTTCAATCATATCTGAGTGCTTCTTGCTCATCTTGTCAATAACGATAGAAGAGAAATCAGTGTTCACGATGTGATGGAACCCGTCTCTGTACATCTCAGCACTCATTGGGCTGTTTCCACATCCTACAAgaattaatatgtatattaaaatgaaatcatcttcaaacaaacttgtgaaaatatgcatgtatttttgCTCAACAAAAATCAAAGTGGACAATGGGAAAAAACTATATTCTGGTTCCATATAACCATTTTATTCAAattcattttaaccctttaccactaagattcATATCTTTACCCATTTGTAGTCTCTTATAAAGTtacatttaagacctttcttacaagattaagttttaaaggcttcatttcaaaccctaagatactgatgagctgcaaatagcactaaacctgaacagactgcgagttactcacaggctgttctggtttcatgctgtttgcactgTACATGTATAGCCATTTTTACcttgcttctgagtgagaaagggttgaAATAGTAGCAGTACAAGCTTTTGAAATATGTTAACATGATGGTAACACACCAAGAGTAAGGATTCTGTGGTGGGCCTGTATATCTGCCTTCAAGAGATGCTTGAATGATGTATAGCCCGAGAACCAGTCATAACTGTCTTCAGAGGTGTACCTCTCATCCCAATAGGATTGCTCTCTGTAGTCTAAGTTAGAGGCTGGAAGATCCATGTTCATTCCAGCTGAAATTAACATGAACATAATACATAAATGTAATTCAGTTGTACAAAACTGtttctttttaacaaataagtgaTATTAAgcttattatttgttattatatgtGTACTACATTTTTTACCGAGAGGTCCTGGATTTTATCTGATGACAATCGGCACTAGAAGATCTGTTAGTTAAAGACAACCCTGGTTTGTGCCTGGTGTGTAGCAGCAAGTGCACTGCAGCTCAGTCTAAATGTCTGACATGTGCATCCAGCCTGCTATGTTCTGGAGTTACTGACCATTGTCTGCTCTATAATCTAGGACAACCTGGTATGTAGTTATAtagcatatttaaaaatgtaaaatggtaTGATATGGCATATATACGAAATATGACGCTAGTCAATTATCCATGTGTTTGTAGCATTCATTGGCTTATGTGATGACTTatctcacgagaggcggagcctcgagtgtgatacgaaaAAGCGCAAGCCACAAAGTGATtcaaacacttgtaacaattgacttgcctaatattccttttattatgtACAACTTTGaataatttaagttaaaaaaatgagtttaagcattcataattaaccaagaatgctcttataataattttttgcatttaaagtgacatcattaaaagtagtccggctagttcggtaatacggaattggaaaagTAGTGAGTAGCCTAATATGGGAGTTATTTCTGTGTAGctgtattttaccgattgatacaacttgcattttttgggaacataaagcaggtatataataaatggcATTACAGAAATGTCTCAAGGGATATGGCATGTGTAGCACTGGAAAAAGGTCTGTATTGATGAGGCAAATATGGCATGGAAATATGTCAGTAGTGAAATGGAATAAATTGCATTGCAAAAACGTCTGAAGTGATATGGAATATTTGGTACAGTACTGCCAAAGTTCTGCTGACAGCAATATTGCCATATGTCATAACAAGAGGGTTTCAACGTAGTATACTGTATTTCCTATGAAGTAGATTTTTGCATAATCTGGGGCTTACAGCAAAATATCATTGAACATCAAGCGTCAATTTGATTGTAATggcaaaataaacatttatttatgcataGTGACTTGTCACACAGGtacttcaattttttttattttagtccttattatatatatatatatatataataagaaccAACATAATTTGTTCAAGTACCTTAgactttttatataaaaagagatgcgtttgtcagaaacacaatgccccctattgccccgctttgaagccataaatttgacctttgaccctgtgagatgaccttgacctttcaccactcaaaatgtgcagctccatgagatacacatgcatgccaaatataaagttgctatcttcaatattgcaaaagttatgaccaaggttaaagttttgacgccgctttgaagccatatcaggggttccgctgtcgatcgccattggcgccaaatggcgctaaatttttaaatgtggctccaatttttttaaagtggcgaatttcaaaaaatcggtaaaaccctatccgaaaatgtactgcgagtcgaaagcacgcgaccgagcatcagcggccagcgtctgtcagttgtaaatattgatttacgatgatgtaagcgacctacagtgcagagtgcattagaaatcaccgaagcgtgtaagtgttacaaacggtgtttttactgctattgtcaagttttatgggggttattatcggattaacggctcctttatgatattgagcaataagttaagtaacacggggacaaactgtcacgacgatcaataattataatgattattagggccgctatttctttgttaaaatcaaaatcatggccatggggctggcaaaagcatttaattcttcacatcaacaaataaaaacttttttcaacaggtatttgtgagcatttctgtttaatagattcattattgtaatgttcttgGAAGGAGataaattgattaagataacaacaatttctgaattaaatataaaacattcactcgatgtactatatttcggatatgttaaattcggacatttaaagatagggacatttgtgagttggtttgatgttgatagtttgtaaaaatatgttttatgttatttcaggcaactagaatggattgtggcaattatctgggcctttctgtcaggaaaaaggcgtgaacaacagtcatttaattgaacctggaaatcatccaccactaacagaaaacttgttaacaacagaagctgatgtatatcatgtccaaatgaccaaatacaactgttaaacaatttgaagtgagatgctttattttctgattccctttcaaatgatgaacattggtgtgatttgatgtttaaatgattactttcgaaacatttatgcagcatactgtttaatacattgatgttaacattattatattattttggttatccgtgttgtttatcaagttgaaaaaaatgttatttatatacaaataaagcttattaagacttataaaggtatgacttatgaaggtacttattgttttctttatgaaataacatactttttaaagtgataatatagtaaATGACaataatgtagtaaggtttcttaaaatgattgttcttattgaTAAGGTGGAATAACTgacagtattcacgccgcgaaaaagtggcgacaactttttttgggccagtggaacccctgcatatatatgacctttgaccttcaaggatgaccttgaacttgacctttcaccactcaaaatcagTGCTCaaactggccttcagaaaatagtAGCCAtcattttttccttaaaaatatAACAGCCAAAACAGacgcggacttttccgcaaaaagGTACTGAAGGcacaaagaaaaaacaatgaatctcattttatctatgttttattaaatgtatatctattggatttaagttataatatatgcttaaaaacaagcataatatcagtgtcatTTCCTTATAAAAAATtttcatggctttacaataaagaataaaatCAAGGATTTgtgtgtgacttaacaaacccgaaatcagctacagttacatacatatatactttaaaacaaaaagataaatacttttattaaagtactattattaaaataaaacaaaaaactgccctttcaaattgttcaatttttaaagtCTGTCTAGGTGCAAGTTCTGgttagaaaaatacgaaatattgtcaaccagaccatccgtaacacagcatatgtattcgtcattctataaaaatgttataaagaacgtcgaaagtaaattaaaatcgaaaAACCATACCGTATCCAAAAAGGACTATCCGAAAACATGTCGAAAAACCTCTTttgcacttgaaataaaatatgcatatcgtttaaaTGCAGAAAATAAAAACCCGTAACCTTGCGAATACGCAATCAATAtaggttgaaatattgttttaaaatgtgatattgcagtgctttacttttaAGTTTACACatagatacataatttaaaattgcgtGATGGCGGACATTTGAAACATGCGTAGAATGGTACGTTTTCATAAACTAGCGAAAACGTGAATAATTGCAACATTGCAAAACTCAAGTTTTTATACTACTTACCTATGAGAAGTGCCAAACGTTTTTAACGTTAATTAGTATTCtgagcaacaaaaacacattaataatagaaaataacaaaatcggcttctttattataaagaaacattaaagCAGACAACAATTAGCGCCCACTGACTTTAATGCAATTACGGTATCATTTGAGCAActtgacaaaataattacaaaaaaaaaatgaaatcattatcACACATCAAGAAATGTTGAAGCAGATGACAGATAGCGGTaatgatggcgattaaataattatttaattaagaaatgttcaacgtaatctaatttacaaaaaaacgaCGTGAAAAACTAAATCAGCTGACAATATTCGCGgtgattttcaataatgacgctTAAATAATAATTGGGGAAAAATAACGAATATCTAGCAGTTACCAATAATTGGTTAAGCACTGgtagattaaagacgttttttccgaaatatatcacttctGTCAGACACTGATtcagaaaaacgctctaggccacgatgtcgcagaagttattgacgcgtgatTGACAATACACAgagtcgagtgtgtacacaggtaatctcgttatcatTTTTTGCTGCTTGATGGCCAGATTTACAGACGTTTCGCATTCGCCGGAAAACTTGTAGaggcaaatttatttttgatgtaggaCGATAAAATAATCGTTATTTTTTTCtcgacaattttaagaaataatagccagttggttTAAATAAttgccattggcgataatgtctggcagcagcgtgagcactgcaaaatgtgtagctccatgagatacacatgtatgccaaaaatcaagttgctatcttcaatattgcaaaactttaaccaaggttaaagttttccacagaatgacagacaggccaaaaacaatatacccccgatcattccatCCGGGTGCATAGAAAGTGTTATTTAAGATAAACTTAAAATGTTTGATAACCATGGGTAATTACTTTTTTGTCTGCTGTTCCAGCCTACAGGTTTGATTTAAATCAACTGTAAAAGGCGAAGgaatttttgtttcctttatattACTTtagcaggggacaaaaatatttataaattgcactcgtcctgcaggacaagtgcattaaaattttcactcgtcctgcaaacacatgcacttgtccttcaaatatgtgtgaaagaaagattgcaaaggactgatatgacaaacaatgtttcctatatcactgctaaaatgctgcttacttagttattcatgccagctgatcacagaagaaatgttaacttactttatttatgaggaacacaaaataaataaatgaagacaaatttgttttttcctttttctgatgcttgcgtgctttccatttcggatggttgaacatcgctcctgccccctttaaagaacgctcgtatgtcagacatttttcagatgaaattcagactggtttaaaaccgtacttcgcagtaaaataattctttaaaaaaaatcaatacttacagtgaatgaagtcagatggttccctgtcaacatggacacgcaaagtttacaccaaaaagccaatatttactcgggacacagtctcgcataacaacgcgcacctgctgta carries:
- the LOC127866598 gene encoding EEF1A lysine methyltransferase 4-like isoform X2 yields the protein MNMDLPASNLDYREQSYWDERYTSEDSYDWFSGYTSFKHLLKADIQAHHRILTLGCGNSPMSAEMYRDGFHHIVNTDFSSIVIDKMSKKHSDMIEMSWQVMDMCNIEFPEASFDIVLEKGTIDALMVQERDPWNVSEETCQKIDSILNQVSHILKPGGKFISITFSQTHFRKPLYARSRYNWDVQVSTVGDAFHFFYMVMEKGRELSEKDRLKEVELERRKLCQVSCENIPTVFIVEDTEDFALGIEL
- the LOC127866598 gene encoding EEF1A lysine methyltransferase 4-like isoform X3, which produces MNMDLPASNLDYREQSYWDERYTSEDSYDWFSGYTSFKHLLKADIQAHHRILTLGCGNSPMSAEMYRDGFHHIVNTDFSSIVIDKMSKKHSDMIEMSWQVMDMCNIEFPEASFDIVLEKGTIDALMVQERDPWNVSEETCQKIDSILNQTHFRKPLYARSRYNWDVQVSTVGDAFHFFYMVMEKGRELSEKDRLKEVELERRKLCQVSCENIPTVFIVEDTEDFALGIEL
- the LOC127866598 gene encoding EEF1A lysine methyltransferase 4-like isoform X1 is translated as MNMDLPASNLDYREQSYWDERYTSEDSYDWFSGYTSFKHLLKADIQAHHRILTLGCGNSPMSAEMYRDGFHHIVNTDFSSIVIDKMSKKHSDMIEMSWQVMDMCNIEFPEASFDIVLEKGTIDALMVQERDPWNVSEETCQKIDSILNQVMFIVSHILKPGGKFISITFSQTHFRKPLYARSRYNWDVQVSTVGDAFHFFYMVMEKGRELSEKDRLKEVELERRKLCQVSCENIPTVFIVEDTEDFALGIEL